The following coding sequences are from one Nilaparvata lugens isolate BPH chromosome 4, ASM1435652v1, whole genome shotgun sequence window:
- the LOC111054441 gene encoding uncharacterized protein LOC111054441, with protein MTTCTSNLDEENSRDCNFLESCSSIEIEHSYSSSPNKTCKNNNIDIMEEIMKEPGTGNCQIVINKNNDVIVEESIKESETACDQISSFLPQETNINLCDEEYGSNDEAAADDPDYVVSEQSSLDDIIDVNQEELIENNALGRFINKRNRKGQAKREEWFDSKNKKLREQGKQYTGWKKEESGKSKRGKERKSRKLGPRCQGRGCQRSGRTCNEVSNDERETIFRDFWTNLSWGQKKTYIASLVSCGMKKSVKNPGAASRRKSTLTYTVKTTNGVVHKVCKPFFLNTFALGEWTVKNWAADSTNAAQGHAITPAKVARPRRGLGENNPRAAAKLNEFLDNMPKLPAHYCRRDSSKLYIEPVFGNRMADVYAEYKRQCENDEEPIKPLSTCTFYKIIHSKKLSFQQPKKDRCDFCVAKDAGLISEEDYIEHVKLKDRARQEKADDKLKADEGSLFVISQDVQAVKVCPSLNASALYFKTKLVCHNFSIYEMKSHFAKSFWFNETQADLSASTFASCVIDFLENRWNKDEKTPIVIWSDGCTSQNRNVIMANALLSFSKEHDVEIQQKFLEKGHTQMEVDSIHAMIENKINNQPIHLPSDYIRLAACARSNPSPIEQKELTYDFVKNFAKADLLMYDSIRPGRKPGDPVVTDIRVIRYKDGEISVKTKSFDNEFLAIPQRKRRNTVAKLAQFKQLHKEPLKITKTKWTHLQQLKSVIPTDCHPFYDTIAYE; from the coding sequence ATGACTACTTGTACAAGTAATTTAGATGAAGAAAACAGTCGTGATTGTAACTTTTTGGAATCTTGTAGTTCTATTGAAATTGAACACAGTTACAGTTCAAGTccaaacaaaacttgtaaaaataataacatcGACATCATGGAAGAGATTATGAAAGAGCCTGGAACTGGAAATTGCCAAATTgtgattaataaaaataatgatgtcATCGTGGAAGAAAGTATAAAAGAATCTGAAACTGCCTGTGACCAAATTTCTTCATTTCTGCCTCAAGAAACCAATATTAATCTATGTGATGAAGAATATGGAAGTAATGATGAAGCAGCTGCAGATGATCCAGATTATGTTGTATCAGAACAAAGCTCTTTAGATGACATCATTGATGTGAATCAAgaagaattaattgaaaataatgcttTGGGTAGGTTCATCAATAAAAGAAATAGAAAAGGCCAAGCAAAACGTGAAGAGTGGTTTGATTCCAAAAATAAAAAGCTCCGTGAACAAGGGAAACAATACACTGgatggaaaaaagaagaaagtgggaaaagtaaaagaggaaaagagagaaaatcaagaaaattaggACCAAGATGCCAAGGTAGGGGATGTCAAAGATCTGGGAGAACCTGTAATGAAGTTTCAAATGATGAGAGAGAAACTATTTTCAGAGACTTCTGGACAAATTTATCTTGGGGTCAGAAAAAGACCTATATTGCCTCATTGGTGAGCTGTGGAATGAAGAAGAGTGTCAAGAATCCAGGAGCAGCTTCAAGGCGGAAGTCAACATTAACATACACTGTTAAAACCACAAATGGTGTAGTTCATAAAGTTTGTAAACCCTTTTTCTTAAATACCTTCGCTTTAGGGGAGTGGACAGTCAAGAATTGGGCAGCAGATTCCACCAATGCTGCTCAAGGGCATGCAATCACACCTGCAAAAGTAGCTAGACCAAGAAGAGGGCTTGGTGAGAATAACCCAAGAGCTGCAGCAAAGCTGAATGAATTTTTGGACAACATGCCCAAACTACCAGCTCACTATTGTAGGAGGGACTCTTCAAAGCTGTATATTGAGCCAGTATTTGGAAACCGAATGGCAGATGTCTATGCAGAATATAAAAGGCAGTGTGAAAATGATGAAGAACCAATAAAACCGTTGTCCACATGCACATTTTACAAGATAATCCATAGCAAAAAACTATCATTTCAGCAGCCAAAAAAAGACAGATGTGACTTTTGTGTTGCAAAAGATGCTGGACTAATCAGTGAAGAAGATTACATTGAACATGTTAAATTGAAAGATAGGGCCAGACAAGAAAAAGCTGATGACAAGCTGAAAGCTGATGAAGGTTCTCTATTTGTCATTAGCCAAGATGTCCAAGCAGTGAAGGTGTGTCCAAGTTTAAATGCATCAGCTCTATACttcaaaacaaaattagtctgtcacaatttttcaatttatgagATGAAGTCTCATTTTGCAAAATCATTTTGGTTCAATGAGACACAAGCTGACTTATCAGCATCAACCTTTGCCAGCTGTGTAATAGACTTTTTAGAGAATCGGTGGAATAAAGATGAGAAGACTCCTATTGTTATTTGGAGTGATGGTTGCACTAGCCAAAATAGAAATGTGATAATGGCAAATGCTCTGTTATCTTTCAGCAAGGAACATGATGTTGAAATACAACAAAAGTTTTTGGAAAAAGGCCATACTCAGATGGAAGTGGACTCAATACATGCCAtgattgaaaacaaaatcaacAATCAGCCAATCCACTTACCAAGTGACTATATAAGGCTGGCAGCATGTGCCAGATCAAATCCAAGCCCTATTGAACAAAAGGAACTCACCTACGACTTTGTGAAAAACTTTGCTAAGGCAGACCTATTGATGTATGATAGTATTAGACCTGGTAGAAAACCAGGTGATCCTGTGGTGACAGATATAAGAGTGATTCGCTACAAAGATGGTGAGATTTCAGTCAAAACAAAAtcatttgataatgaatttctTGCTATTCCTCAAAGAAAACGGAGGAACACTGTTGCTAAATTAGCTCAATTCAAACAACTACACAAAGAACcactaaaaataacaaaaactaaATGGACCCACTTGCAGCAACTTAAATCAGTGATACCTACAGACTGCCATCCATTCTATGATACTATAGCTTATGAATAA